The genomic stretch CGCATCAGTTCTTCGCTGGCGGCGACCTTGGCGAACAGATCACCTTCGTGGCTGCCGCCCAGGGCTTCGGGGTATCCGATCCCGAGAATCCCCGCCGCACCGGCCTTGAGGTACAGCTCCCGGGGGAAGTGTTCGGCCTCTTCCCATTGCTCGATGCCCGGCAGAATCTCGCGCTCGACAAAACGACGCACGCTGTCGCGGACCAATTGGTGGCTGGGATCGAAGTATTCCTGATAGGCAGGCATCGGCAAGCTCCACGGAGAGGTGGAGCGAAATTACCAAGCGCTTGCTTGGTTATCAAGCCAAACGCAAAACCAATGTAGGAGCTGGCTTGCCAGCGGTAGCGGTGGGTCAGCTAAGTATCCGTTGGCTGACAAATCGCTATCGCTGGCAAGCCAGCTCCTACAAGGATTTGCGGCGCGGCTTAGAGGGCGATCGGCTTGCGCCCGGCAAACGAGTGCGCCAGGGTCCCGCCATCCACCAGTTCCAGTTCACCACCCAGCGGCACGCCATGGGCGATGCGTGATGTGACCAGGCCTTTGTTACTCAGCAACTGCGCGATGTAGTGCGCCGTGGCCTCACCTTCCACCGTCGGGTTGGTGGCCAGGATCACCTCGGTAAAGGTGCCCTGCTCTTCAATGCGCGCCACCAACTGCGGAATGCCTATGGCCTCAGGCCCCAGACCGTCGAGTGGCGACAGGTGGCCCTTGAGCACGAAGTAGCGCCCGCGATACCCCGTCTGCTCCACCGCGTACACGTCCATCGGCCCTTCGACCACGCACAGCAGCGTGTCGTCGCGACGGGGATCGGCGCATTGCGGGCACAGTTCTTCTTCGGTAAGGGTGCGGCACTGGCGGCAATGGCCCACCCCCTCCATGGCCTGGCTCAAGGCCTGGGCCAACCGCGAGCCACCGCTGCGGTCACGCTCCAGCAGTTGCAGCGCCATACGCTGGGCGGTTTTCTGGCCCACACCCGGCAAGGTGCGCAGGGCGTCGATCAGTTGACGAATCAGAGGGCTGAAGCTCATGGGGCAAAGGTCCGACAAAACAACGAGACGCGGTTTATACCCGCGCCTCGGATAAGCGTCAAATACGCACGACCAACTTGCCAAAGTTGCGCCCTTCCAACAGCCCGATAAAAGCCTCGGGAGCCTGCTCCAGGCCATCGACCACGTCTTCGCGGAACTTGACCTTGCCCTCACGCACCCAGGGCGCCATGGCGCTGATAAATTCGGGATGGCGGTCGCCATAATCGTCGAACACGATAAAACCCTGAATGCGCACGCGCTTGGTCAGCAGGGTGCGTTGCAACGTCGGCAGCCGATCGGGGCCGGTGGGCGCTTCATGGGCGTTGTAACCGGCAATCAGGCCGCACAGGGGAATCCGCGCCTTGGCATTGAGCAGCGGCAACACCGCGTCGAAGACCTTGCCC from Pseudomonas fluorescens encodes the following:
- the recR gene encoding recombination mediator RecR; translation: MSFSPLIRQLIDALRTLPGVGQKTAQRMALQLLERDRSGGSRLAQALSQAMEGVGHCRQCRTLTEEELCPQCADPRRDDTLLCVVEGPMDVYAVEQTGYRGRYFVLKGHLSPLDGLGPEAIGIPQLVARIEEQGTFTEVILATNPTVEGEATAHYIAQLLSNKGLVTSRIAHGVPLGGELELVDGGTLAHSFAGRKPIAL